CGGGGACCTGCCGGCGAAAGAGGCGACGCAGGAAAAGATAATGCACTACGCTACCGGAGGAGAATGATGAAGATATCATTTATGCAGAATATTCGTAAGTACACGATGCTTATAGCGCTTATAGGGATATGGCTGATCTTTTCGATCATGACCCAGGGCGTATTTATAAGCCCGCGCAATCTTTCGAACCTCTTCTTACAGACGGCGGCAGTCGCCATTATCACGATCGGGATGACGCTCGTTATCGTGACACGGAATATCGACCTGTCGGTAGGTTCCGTTGCCGCGCTCGCCGGAGCCGTAGCCGCGTACCTTAACGTAAGGATGGGCCTTCCCGCCTGGACGGCAATTACGGCGGCGCTGGTCACCGGCCTGGCGATAGGCGCATGGCACGGTTTCTGGATAGCGTATCGGCTTGTGCCGGCATTTATAGTCACACTGGCCAGCATGATGATATTTCGCGGGGCCGTTCTCGGCATAACAGGCGGAGCGACGATAGCTCCTCTTTCCGCGGGCTTTAAAGGAATAGGCCAGAACTACATATCGCCTCATATAAGCGTATGGATTGGACTTGCGGTAATTTGCCTGTATGTCATCATCGGCTTCTTTAAGCGGGGAAGAAGAGCAAAAGTCGGTTTTTCGGTGCAGAAATTTCCGTTCTTCGCGGTCAAGACGGCGGCCGTATGCGCGGCGATCGTCGCGTTCTTCATGATCCTTGTCGAGAATAGAGGCATTCCGTACGCGGTGATACTTGTAATGGCCCTGGCAGCGTTATTTAATTTCATGTCCCGCCAGACGGTATTCGGCCGTCATCTCTATGCCATCGGAGGCAATCCCGACGCCGCTTCGCTCTCCGGTATCAATATACAGAAGAGGGTTATGATGCTGTATGTTATATTCGGCGCGCTCACCGCGGTCGGAGGGATGGTCCTTACGGCGCGGTTGAATGCCGCGACGACATCCGCCGGACAAGGGATGGAGCTAGATGTAATAGCGGCCGCGGTTATAGGAGGCACAAGTCTCATGGGCGGAGAGGGGACCATATGGGGTTCGGTGATCGGCGCGCTCATAATGGCGAGCCTCGACAACGGTATGAGCCTGATGGATACCAATATCACTTATCAGTATATAATTAAGGGTATGATACTCCTCTTGGCGGTATGGGTCGATATAGCTACAAGAAAGAAAACGTGAAGATCTCATTTCTCGGTACGAACGGATGGTATGATACGGCGACAGGCAATACATCATGTGTCCTGGCCGAGACAGACGCGCATTATATAATCTTCGATGCCGGTTCCGGGTTCCAGAAGGCGAGGGATATCATTACATCGGATAAGCCGGTATTCCTCTTTATAAGCCATCTGCACCTCGACCATCTGTTTGGCCTCCATACTTTGCCGCTATTCCGGATTGCGCAAGGCATCGATATATACGCCCCCCGAAATGCCGTTAAGCTTTTGCACGGATTCCTGAAGAGGCCTTTCACATCACCGCCGTTTCTCCTGAATACGAAATTGCGTTTTCATGCCCTGGAAGGAAGAGAGCGCTTTCCCTTCGATTTTGAGATGAGAAAACTGCGGCATGCCGTGCCTTGTTACGGCTATAGGATAGGCTTTCGAGGCAGGACAATCGCCTACTGCACGGATACCGGCGAGTGCCGGAACCTGGGTCGCCTTGCTTCCGAAGCGGACCTGTTGATTACCGAATGCGCGATGGCGCCGGGCGACAAATCGCGGAACTTGTTTCATCTGACACCCGAGGCCGCCGCGAAGGCCGCGTTAAACGCTTCGGCAAAAAAATTGGCGCTCTTCCATTTTGATCCGGGTAAATATCCAGCGTTCGAGAATAGAAAAAAAGCCGAAGACTCCGCAAAGAAGATATTCCCCGGCACGATTGCCGCTAATGACGGCACCGAAATTACCATATGATCAATAAGGAAAAGTTATGAAGAAGGTATTGATTGGCATATCGGTTATCCTGATCGTCGCGTTAGCCGGAATAGGAATATTCGTAGCGACGTTTGATATCGCTCCTTATAAAGGATTTATTATATCCCGGCTTGAGCGGATGACTGGCAATAAGGTAGAGATAGGCCGTCTTTCCCTGAAATGGAAGAACGGCATCCTCTTAGGGGTCGAGGATTTCAAGATGTATACGAAACCCGTAGGAAACCGGACGGCCTCATTGACATTTGATAGCGCCAATGCCCTGGTGGAGCCGGCGGCCCTCCTGATGCGCAGGGTGCCGATCTCTTCGTTAGATATATATAATGGAACGATCCGGTTTCAGGATATGGCGACGGAACCCGCATCGGATATCACTATTCGCAAGATCGAGGCTAAAATCAATAATATCTCCGACGCGGGAGCGATGCGTTTTACCGTTAAGATGGCCCCCGTAAGCGCTGACCAGAATATGCTGCTCTCAGGCACCGCAGGCGGCTTTGTTTCAGGCTCGCCATTTATAAGAGATTGCGATATAAAGGCCGATTTGGCCGCAATCGATCATAACGAACTTGAAAAGGCATTTCCGGTCCTGCAAAAACTGGGGCTCGCACCAGGCCTCGCCGGCGAGCTGGCAGTTAAGATCAGGGAACTCGAATTTTCGAAAGGTAAGATTTCGAAACTTTCCGCGGATATATCGCTTTCCCGCGGAAAGATAGTTATAGTGTCGTTAAAAGCGCCTGTGGATAATATAAATTTGTCGGTTTCCGCCGAAGGTAACAGCGCCACCGTAAATTCTTTCTCCGCGGAGCTCGCCGAAGGCTCTTTAACCCTGAGCGGGAAATCCGACGATATCTTCGTTTTGCCGAAAACAACTTTCCGGGCGGCCGTAGAAGTGCGGGGCGTAAAATCTTTCATATCTAAGGTATTGGCGCGGAAGCAGAACATGGACGGCAATATGCGCCTTACGTTCGACGGCTCCATGTCGGGCCTCTCATGGCCGGATATCTCGAAGACGCTCTCCGGAGGCGGTGAGTTCTATCTGGATAGAGGCGTTGTGATGAATACCAACATTCTGAACCAGACGCTCGGCTCGCTTACACTATTTCCCGGCCTGAGCGATATGGCCAGGGGGTATGTGCCCGAGCCGATCCAGCAGGCTTTTGCGAATAACGACACTGTGATCGAACCGCTTCGCCAGTCATATACGATAGAAGAAGGTTACGTGATGATGCCGAATTTAGACCTACGGACTGATACGTTTGATTTGCGCGGCGAGGCGAAATCCTCGCTGACCGGGGATATTTCAGGCAGCGGTGTGATACGATTTGCGCAGGATGTCTCAGCCGCTATGCTAAAAGCGGCGCCGGAGATGAAATATATAACGGACAGCCAGGGCATAGTCGAATTCCCGCTATCCTTCAAGATCGGCGAAAACGGTTTTAAAGCGATCCCGGACATGAAATACATAGGCACAAAGGTCGCTGTGCAGAAGGCAGGGGATGCTGTAGCCGGTTTTATTCAAAAGGCATCCGAGAGCTCCGCGGATCCAGGATCCGCCGGCATCTCCTCAGGCAAATTTCCGAAATTGAAAGACCTGATCAAGGGCCTTAAAGATCAATAATGGAGGGATCATGAGGTCAAAGCTGATTTTTATTATATTATGCGCGGCCCTCTCGATCCTGCCGCAGACTTCGATATTTGCCGCCGCGTCCAAATCGGCCGAAGTGCCCGATATAAAGCGCTTGAAGGCAATTCTCCCGGAATTTGAAACGTATGCCAGGAAAAGCATGGCCGAATGGAAGGTGCCCGGCATGGCCATAGCGATAGTGAAGGGTAAAGATGTTATTTATGAGAAGGCATTTGGCGTAAAGACGCTCGGTTCAAAGGACCCCGTCACTACCGATACTGTCTTTCAGATCGGCTCCACGTCCAAAGCGTTTACCGCTTTGCTGGTCGGGATGCTTGTTGATGAAGGGAAGATCGGATGGGACGACCCGGTAATGAACCATCTTAGCGGTTTTGTCATGTACGACCCATGGGTCACGAGGCAGTTTACCGTTACCGATCTTATGGCCCAGCGAAGCGGCATGCCCGAACATGCCGGCGATACCGTGGCCACCCTGGGGTTCGACCGCTCTCATGTAATCGACATGATCAGATTTGTAAAACCCGTTACAAGCTTTCGTTCGGCATACGCCTATCAAAACGGCCTGTTTCTCGTGGCAGCCGAGCTCGTCAGGAAAGAGACGGGGAAGAGCTGGGAGGATAATGTAAAAGAACGTATTTTTGAGCCGCTGGGAATGAAGTCCAGTTCGACGGATATGTCATCGCTCAAAAATGGCAAAAATGTCGCTTCTCTTCATCACCTGGCCGGAGATAAGATAGTCATGCTTCCGATGGACTGGAAATATATGGACTGGGTCTATACCGATGCTCCGGCCGGAGGCATAAATTCAAACGTGAAGGATATCGCGAAGTGGATCTCACTTCAGATGAATGGCGGTTCATTCGGTTCGAAGCAGCTGATAAAGGCGGATAGCATAAAGTATATGCAGACGCCGAAGACGATAATCCCTTCTGAAAATGGAAGCCCCCGTCAATATTATTGTCAGGGATGGGTCTACCGCGAATATAATCCGTATCCGATCATATGGCATAACGGCGGGACGAGCGGCGCGAAGACGATGATCGCATTTGTTCCTAAAGCGAAGATAGGCATAGTCGTGCTGTCGAACCTGGACGAGACGTCATTGCCTGAGTCACTTGCGTCGCGTTTCTTCGATATGTATTTCGGCGCCCGCAAGCGCGACTGGAGTAAGGAGGAGCTTAAGAGAGCTTCCAAATCTCTGGAAGATGAGAGGGCCGCTCTTCCGAAGCCGCCTGCTAAAGAGACGCCGGCATTACCGGCCGAAAGATACACAGGAAGCTATTCAAATGACATATACGGCACGGTCGCTGTTTCACAGAAAGACGGAGCCCTGATCGTGACCGCCGGGCCAAAGAAGACGCATATGGCCTTATCGCATTTTGACCGCGATACTTTTACCGCGTCGTGGAATGTCTATATCGCGCCGGAGTACGCCGGCCTGGTAAGGTTTGATATAGGACCGGATGGGTTCGCGGAATCCCTTACAGTGCAGGCGTTCGACGCCGACGGCTGCGGAGTGTTCCGAAAAATAGCCGGTAAATAAGAGCGGGGGAAAAGCAATTCCGTATGCTGCAGGACGCTCACATACATCTGCAAGATTGCCCGGAAGAGGCAATTAAGATATCCGCCGGAGCCGCCGGCCACGGGGTGGGCCGTTTTTTCTGCAATGGCACTTACCCTCGGGATTGGCCCGAAGTTATGAAGCTGGCCGGTTCCCACAGTAACATCATCCCTTTTTTCGGTGTGCATCCATGGCATATCGATAAGACGGTCGAGGGGTGGGATAAGGCGCTTATCGAGTATCTCGCTTTGCCCGGATCGCGCATAGGGGAGATAGGCCTCGACGGCGCTAAGGTAGATGTAAGCTTAGTCAGGCAGCGCGAAATCTTTACGCGGCAGCTGGACATAGCGGTTGAATTTAAAAAACCGTTCACCGTACACTGCGTACAGGCATGGGACGCTCTTTTGGAAGAGATCAGGATGCGGAAGGATAAAAAGCTCCTTTTTATGGTCCACTGGTTTTCCGGTTCGCCCGAGATAGCGGTCGAACTTATTAAGCTCGGCGGGTACATCTCATTTTCTCCGCGGCTTCTTTATGAGAGGGCCCTGAAACACCGCGCATCCTTTGACGTAACGCCGGTCGACAGAATTTTACTTGAGACCGATTATCCATATACTCCGGATTCCGGGTCCGCGGATAAGCCGGATGTGTCAAAATATTTTGAGTGGCTGCGCTCGCTGTATGGCATGGCCGCCCGGCTCAAAAAGCTGGATGAGGTAACATTCGAGCAAAAGGTATGGGATAATGGGACAGTTTTTTTGCATTGAGCTCCTTCTCGGCAAAGACAAGCTCCAGAAACTACATAATAGCTCCGTAACGGTCATAGGCATCGGTGCCGTCGGCAGCTACTGTGTCGAAGCATTGGCTCGCGCCGGGGTAGGGGCCTTAAGGCTGGTGGATTTCGATAAGGTAAAAGCGAGTAACCTGAACCGCCATCTGCTGGCGCTTAAGTCCACTATCGGCAGGCCAAAAGTAGAGCTCGCCAGGGAGAGGGTGCTTGCGATCAATCCCGCGTGTAAAGTGGAATCGCTGGAGGTTTTTGCCGACGATAAGACGATAGACTCGATACTCGATAACAGGCCGGATATCGTGATAGATGCCATAGATTCGCTGGGCCCGAAATCGCAGGTGCTTAAAACCTGCCATATGAAGAATATACCCGTCATCTCGTCAATGGGCGCGGCAACGAGAGTGGATCCTTTAGCGATCAGGATAGCGGATCTTCGTGATACGACACACTGCCCTTTGGCAAAACGCCTGAGAATTAAATTAAAGAGAGAGAATATCACGAGCGGAATAACCTGCGTCTATTCGGCGGAGACGAGGAACCTATCGGCCATCGGCGGTGAAAACGCTCTCGGGGAAGATGATTACGCGAGAGGGCGGAAGCGGTCAAAGCTCGGCAGCCTTCCTACGATAACCGGCATATTCGGCCTCGTCATCGCCCATAAGGCCATAGAGACGCTGTGCGGCGGATTCAAAGGAAAAGGAAATTAACATAAGGGGAGTAAGATGAAGAAAATATTCAGCATTATCGCAGCGGTCTTGGGCCTGGTTTTTGCCGGCATGTCGTATGCGCAAGGTAATATCAAAGCAGATAATGTAATCGATATCACAGAATCTAAAGTCAGTTATGATATTAAGACGGCCGAAGGAGAGGACCTTGTTGTCACGGCAGATTACGCTTCGGGTTCGGCGAGCCCCGAAATCGAAAATATGGATATATTCCCCCGGAATTCTATAAATGAAGGAATCAAGGCGTTTACGGTCACCACAAAAGAAGGCGTTCCTATCGAGATCCAGTACGCATATAGCGGCGGTGAGCGCGTCGGAGTAAAGATCTCCACGAAACCGTCCCATCCGTCTTCTGATTCGGAGTATGCTCAAGTCCTGTCGGTCGAAAGCAAGGGCGGATATATTATTAAGTTTATGTTTGTCTGGCAGGGTAAGGACTTAAAGGAAGTCAGGGTAGAGCCTCTAGTCAATCCATTTGCCGCATGAAGGCTACGATATCTCCCGGCGTATACGGTAGATCTTCTTCAAGGACTCCAGAAATATTACCACTACGAGCGCGATCATTATTATCGAGAGCGCCGCGTTCATGTTTCCCTGAAAGTTATGCTTGGGCAGGTAATTATCGATGACATTCATAATCCCGGCAACGATCGTTGTCACGAACATGAATATCGCCGGAACGAATGTTATGAGGCCGTAGTACCATCTCTTAGAGTGTTTCAATATATATACCGTCCCGACCGATAGCGCCAGCGTCGCCAGGAGCTGGTTCGCCACTCCGAACATCGGCCAGATAGTAGTGATATCTCCATTATAGACCAGGTAACCCCAGAGAAAGCTGATTATCCCGCCGCTTAAAATTATCGTCCACAGCCTCCGGCTGTTCCATCTGGGACTCGCGGTCTTTATCAGTTCATCGACGATATAACGCGCCACGCGCGTTCCGGTGTCAACTGTAGTCAGTATAAAGAGCGCTTCGAACATTATAGCGAAGTGATACCAGTATCCCATAAGGTGCTTCATGCCGGGTATCGATGAAAGTATCAGCGACATCCCCGCGGCGAGTGACACCGCCCCTCCGGTGCGCCCCGACAGGACCTCGCCCGTCATCTGCTCTATCTGCGGGAGCTGTGAAATACTGAGCCCCATTTTATGGAATACATCTACGGGCACATTGATGGCAAAATAATCGGCCGGTATCAGTACGGTGGCGGCGATGAGCGCCATTAACGAAACGACCGCTTCCGTGAGCATCGCCCCGAACCCGATCATGCGGATGTCGGACTCCTTGTTGATCATCTTCGGGGTGGTGCCTGAGGCTACGAGAGAATGAAATCCGCTGATCGCGCCGCAGGCTACTGTAATGCATACGAACGGCCATACTTTTCCCGGTATCACGGGCCCGCCTCCGTGGATGTAAGGGGTTATCGCCGGCATACGAAGCTGAGGGTTGACTATGAAGATGCCGAGCGCCAGAAGCAAGATCGTGCCGATCTTCATGTATGAGCTTAAATAATCCCTCGGGCAGAGAAGCAGCCATACCGGCAATATGGACGCTATCAATCCGTAAATAGGCAGCATTATAGAAAGCGCCGGTTTTGAGAACAGGAAGAAATGGCCGAATCCCGACCTGGCCAGAGGCTCCCCTAAAACTACGCCGAGGATCACGAGCGTCACGCCGATCAGAGAGGCCTCTATGACTTTGCCGGGCCTGAGCCTGTACATATATAACGCGACGAAGAATGCTACGGGGATCGTCATGGCTATGGCGAATGTGGCCCATGCGCTCTCGTTAAGCGCGTTTACCACGACTAGCGCCAGGCCTGCGAGAGCCGTGATTATAATGAAGAGTATCGCGAATCCGGTAACAAACCCCGCGGTTTTACTGACGTATTTGCGCGCGAGGCGGGTGAGCGAAAGCCCCTTGGTCCGCACCGAAGCGAAGAGTATGACCGTGTCGTGGACGGCGCCGCCGAGTACGGCGCCTATCAATATCCAGAGAAACCCCGGCAGGAAACCGAACTGCGCCGCCAGGACCGGCCCGACCAGGGGACCGGCGCCCGAGATGGCGGCGAAATGGTGGCCGAAGAGCACGAACCTGTTTGTGGGATGATAGTCGCGGCCGTCTTTGAATGTGTGAGCGGGTGTTTTCGCCTCGTCATTTGCGACGAGCACCTTGGCCATAAGGAACTTCGCGTAGAAACGGTATGCCAGGGCGAATACCAGTAGCGCGATAATGAGAAGTGTCAGGGCGTGCATAATTATATTACGATAATTTAAAAGGCTTTCAATGTCAAGGGCAGATTTTTCGGTCGCAGTGCACAAGCAGGGTGCTGTTACCCATGAATTTTTTAGGGGTCCTGCCGCTCTTTCGCCTTTTTTCCTATTCGAGGCTGTGTCCGACTCTTGCGCGTAGAACTAGTCGATCGTGACAAGCCCCACTACGTACCGCCTCTTATTCGAAAAAAGGCTGGAAAGAGCGTCACCCCTAAAAAATTCCTGCTCATGCGTCCTGCTAGGTAAGGCCGAAAAATCTCCCGGTGGGGTGAGTAGAGAGTGAGATTGGAACAGGAACCCATATAACCAGGTCTAGGCAGAGGTTGCTATGGCATCGCTATAAGCCCCTGGTAGACCGGAAGGGCAAAAGATGATACAATATGCGGACAATAGAGAAGGATGGGATTTCCTTGAAGACTATTAAGATGATATCTGTAATCTGTATTGCGATGGCGCTTGCCGCGGGACCTGCGGTATCGGAACAGGATACCGCGAAAGAGCCGCGGTTTGATTACAATAATATGAGACAGGACGAGCTGATGCAGATTATGAATGTCCTGGAAACCCAGGCCGGCACCCTGAAAAAGAACCAGGCGAAATATAAACGCGGCGTCAATCCGGAATATGAAGAGATCCAGAGTAAGATAGAGGAGCTTGAGGGAGAGCGCGAGGCGGCATACAAGAAACTGTCCGAAAGATGGCAGGAGGGCGATTTAGCGTCAGGCAAGCCCCGTAAAGATAATGCGGAGGGGTCAGCAGCCCGATGAATCTTACAAGTCTTATAATGAAGGGCCTGACCTCCAGGGCAAAAGCGTTTGAGAAAGCCACTACGGATCCTATTAAAGCCCAGGAGCGGGTGCTATTGAAATACCTTTCCCGCAATATGCGCACCGAGTATGCCTCCAAATATAATTTCTCCGCGATAAAATCAATAGAGGATTTTCGCGCGCGCCTTCCCTTAAGCGATTACGCGGCTATAAAACCGTATATAGACAGGATGAAGAAAGGCGCGAGCGGCGTCCTGACCGCGGATAAGGTAAACTTCTTCGGCATCACCAGCGGCTCCACCGGAGAACCGAAATTTATACCGGTCACGAAGTATTCACAGGCCCGTAAATCCGACCTGATGAATATATGGGCATACTATCTGACTAAAGACCATCCGAAAATATTCGATGGCAGGATACTCGGCATTATAAGCCCGGAGATAAAAAATCATACCGATGCAGGCATTCCCTACGGTCCGGAGGACGGCCATGCTTATAATAATCTACCGGAGGTTATAAAGCGCCTTTACGTATTGCCCTATGAGCTGTTCTATATCGATAGCTACGACGCGCGCTACTACTGCATCCTGCGCATCGCGATCGAACATAACATCACCACTATAGCGACATTAAATCCAAGCACGCTTACCCTTCTTTGCCAAAAGATACCGGCGCTGCAGAACGGCATAATCGATGATATTGAACGCGGTACGCTGGATGAAGGTCTGGAGATCGCTCCCGATATCCGCCGGGCGATAGAGGGCTCCCTTAAACCTAACCCCCGCAGGGCAAGCGAGCTTAAGGCGCTTCTGAATAAACAAGGGAAGCTCCTGCCCAAAGATTTTTGGCCACATCTCGATCTTATTGAGTGCTGGAAGGGCGGGACAGTGAAGGGCTACCTCTCCAGACTTCCTGATTATTTCGGAAACGTGGCCGTACGTGATTTTGGCTGTCTTTCCACTGAAGCGCGGAGCTCGGTGCCGATGAGCGACTCCGGCGCCGGCGGAGCGCTCGCGGTGCAGACCAACTTCTATGAATTTATTCCCAGGGAGGACCTGGATAAAGCTCAGAAGAGGGTATTGCTGTGCGATGAACTGGAGACAGGAAGAGAGTATCTGCTTATAGTTACCACCGCGGGGGGCCTTTATCGCTATAATATCGATGATATCGTATGCGTTAAGGGTTTCTTCAATAAGACGCCGATAATAGAGTTCATACAGAAAGGCCACAATGTCGTATCGATAACCGGAGAGAAAGTGTACGAATCCCATATAGAGGAAGCAGTGACCGGTTCGGTGGCGAAACATAAGACCGCGATACGGTCTTTTTCCGCTTCGGCAGTTACGGGAGAGATACCGCGCTATGTCTTCCTGATCGAGTTCGAAGGGACGCCGTCTCAAGGCGAGAAACGCGCGCTTCTCGTCTCTATCGAAAAGACCCTCCGCTTTCAAAATAGCGAATATGACGACCTGAGAAAGCAGCAGCTCATCGCTTTCCCGTCCCTTAGGGTTATCAGCCCGGGAGAGTTTGAGCGTTACAGGATGACACGGGTAAGAGATGGGGCGCACGATACACAGTTCAAGATGCCCAGGCTTGTCCTTTCCGGCGGATTTCTGGAAAATTTCGTTATGACTGAAGAGATCTTTGCCTTGCCCGGGGAGGAGTAGAGACAGGCTTTTTTCCATTGACAGATATACCGGGCACGGTTACAATTGTTATTAAACACGCGGAATTTATAAAGCAAATTCATAAAAAGGGAGGTGATTTAGATGAAGAAGTTCATGATGGTTGCCGTGGCGCTTGTATTAGCGGCATCTATATGTTATGCCATGGAAGGCGATAAGCCAAAGGCTACCGAACCGGTAGGTGCTGTGGTAGAGACGGGGGGCGTCATGGTCGGCAAGATAACGTCTGTTGTCGAGAAGAGCCTTGGCGGCGGAAAGACTGCTAATTCCCTTGTATTGGCCGAGGATAACGGCACTACTAAGATAATACCGATGGATAATACGGTGAAGTGTCTTGATAGCGCATTTAACGTCCTTACCCTGAACCAGCTTAAAGGTAAAAAGGTGGCAGTTGAAGTTTCAAAAGAGGGCGGAAAAGCCACAAAAGTTCAAGAGCTGAAGTAGCTCTCAATAAATAGGGACACGGCCGCTTTGTAATAAGAAGGCGTGTCCCTATTTACTAACCAGACAAAATATGAAAATAGCCGCTAAAATTAATCTCTCTTTCCTTGCGACAATCATCATCCTCATCACTATTACCACCCTTGTTTTTTATACGACATCCAAAAATAGTCTCAGAAACGAGATAATCGCGCGTTTGGAGGTGACGGCGAAATCGAGAGAGAACCATATAAAGACCTATATCAAGATGGTCAGGATGTCGGTCCTGGAATTCTCCCAGAGCGCTATACTGGAAGTTTTCCTGGAGACCGCTAAGGATGATCCGAAGAGAAGCGAAGCTTTTGAACGGGCGATGACGAGGCTTAAGAGGACGAAAGAGGCCAACCCCTCCATACATGAGTTTATGGTCCTGGATACGTCCGGAAATGTGGTTGTCTCCAGCGACCGGATGAGCATAGGCAAAAATAGAAGCGCGGAGGACTACTTCACCGAAGGCCGGCAAGGCGTTTATTTTAAAGACGCCTATTACTCCGAGAATTACTCTATGCCTCTATTTGGCGTATCCGCGCCTATAACGGATTCCGACACAGGAGAGCTGCGCGGGGTGCTCATCGCGAAGGTCAAATTAGATGAACTAAATAAAATAACCACGGATGCGACCGGCATGGGCAAGACCGGCGAAATATATATTGTGAATAAAGACGGTTATATGGTCACCCCCTCCCGTTTTAAGAAAGACACATTCTTAAAATTGAAAGTCGATACCGAAAATTTCAGGCTGTGCGCTCTTCACGCGGGCAACGAAGAGATATGCGCGCCGGTGAGCGCCTTCAGGAACTATATGGGAGAGATGACACTGGGATTACACGACTTTATACCCGAAACGAAATGGTCGCTTCTTACGGAGATCGGCACCGGAGAGATCTTCGCGCCGCTTGGGAGAATATTACTTATATGCGCGGCGATACTGTTTTTTACACCCATAGCGGCCTGGTTGATAGGCACGGCCGTTGCCGGGGCTATTAC
This window of the Candidatus Omnitrophota bacterium genome carries:
- a CDS encoding sensor histidine kinase, whose translation is MKIAAKINLSFLATIIILITITTLVFYTTSKNSLRNEIIARLEVTAKSRENHIKTYIKMVRMSVLEFSQSAILEVFLETAKDDPKRSEAFERAMTRLKRTKEANPSIHEFMVLDTSGNVVVSSDRMSIGKNRSAEDYFTEGRQGVYFKDAYYSENYSMPLFGVSAPITDSDTGELRGVLIAKVKLDELNKITTDATGMGKTGEIYIVNKDGYMVTPSRFKKDTFLKLKVDTENFRLCALHAGNEEICAPVSAFRNYMGEMTLGLHDFIPETKWSLLTEIGTGEIFAPLGRILLICAAILFFTPIAAWLIGTAVAGAITRPIYQLRKGIEVIGTGDLNHKVGTSAGDEIGQLSRAFDKMTEDLKGRTSELEELNKALRRSSGEVKHALQVKSEFLANMSHELRTPLNSIIGFSEVLSMETYGTLNKKQKDYINYVLGGGRHLLSLINDVLDLAKMEAAKAELMITTLSLKDLLREALILVKEMAFKKNIELSVEADEKIGNIDADERKLKQIVYNLLSNAVKFTPKDGKVGIKAKSSGTNIEIEVWDTGVGIAPENLEKIFEAFTSIKTPDVKTAEGTGLGLALSRKLVELHGGKIWAESKGLKAGAVFKFVIPAKAIKKIKA